TGTTGTATGTCTGGTGTGGCTTGGTTTTTTAATTCCATAGCCAGGGTTTTTATTTTTATCGATTTTTATATTTAAGGAAGAGTATGGGTGATGCAATAGATAAGCGGATATCTGTAAGCGACCTGCCGCACTTTTTATTTAGTCAATCTAAGTTTTTTACTAAGGTGCAGTCTTATGATGTCAAAGATAAAAGTTACCTTAATATCGCTGAAGGAATACTGGGTGATAACTGGGAAATCAAACGAAGAGAGGCCTGGTATGTTGCTAAACCTCATTCAGTTGAACTACCCAGACACGGATTTAAGATCCATATTTCATTGATATCCAGCCTTACCCCAGAGGCACTCAAGAATATTCTTCCTGTTCTGGCCGAGTTTGGCGTGGCATTTAAATTTTTGGTTGATGCTCATATCCAGGATTTCTTTAATTCACAAGCTTGTAATAAGGTGTCATCCGGTAAGTTTTTAACCGCCTATCCAGCCAGTCAAGCTGAGTTTGAGGCCGTTATAGAGGCGCTTCTCACCGTGACTGAAGCGTACTATGGACCTTATATCTTAAGCGATCGTGCGTATAAAGAGAGTCGTTGTGTATTTTATCGCTATGGCACGTTTGCAGGCAATAAAGAATGCGATGTGACTGGTGCTTCGAAACCCGTTGTTATTAATGAGCTGACAGGAGAGACTGATCTTCGTTTACCTTACTTCCAATTGCCCGAATGTATAACGGATCCATTTCCTTGTCCTGATGATGATTCAGAATCTGAGTTGCTTAATCATCGCTATGAAGTCGTCGATGCGTTAGCGAGTCACTCCAGCAAAGGCGGGGTATATCTTGCCAGGGACAAAAAGTCTGGTTTGACAGTCGTTATAAAAGAGGCGCGTCCTTATATTAACCGCAGCCTATTAAATGAGCACGACGCAATTTCCGGCTTGATCCATGAGGCCCATATTTTACGACGACTTGAACACACAGGTGTGACGCCTAAAGTCGTCGAGGTGTTCAAAGAATGGCAGCATCAGTTTTTAGTGCTGGAACATATCCCCTTTGAAACTCTCAATTATAGAGATTGGGAAAATCACAACATATTGATAAATGATCAAGGCGAGCAGGCGCTCCAGCTCTGCCAGCGCTATTTCTTATTATTAGCTAATATTATCAAAGCGGTTGAGCTGGTTCACCAGACAGGCGTTATCATTGGTGATATTGCACCGCAAAATATCCTGATACACCCCGAGACGTTAGAGGTTAAGTTGATTGACCTGGAGGGGGCATATGATCAACTTAACGAACAATTTTACGCCAGGATAACCAGTCGTGGTTTTTCCGAATACGATAAAAACAAACGCAGAAAACCCACCGTGGATGAGGATTGGCAAGCTGTGAGTGCATTGTGTGTTCATTTGTTGCATCCGGTGTGTCCTCTTTTTGCCTTAAACCCGGCAATCAAGAACACATATTTAAGCACATTGGTAAAAAGCCATGGTTTGCCAGAGTGCATGTCAGAGGTTGCTATGCTGCTACAGGCTGCGCAAGTTGACAAAGTGAAACAAGTGATAGCCACTACGTTAAGGCAATTAACGGCGTCAGCCGCTCAGACAGGCTTATTTGAACGAAAAAGGCTGAATCTGGATGAGGGCGAGTGTACGCAATTATTGAAAAAGATGGCCGATGGCCTGGCCCATTTTATAGATAACCCGGTTGGAGAAAGCACTTTTCCCGTCGACTATCGGGCCTTGAGCACCCACCCCTATAGCGTATCTTATGGCCAGTTTGGGATTTTTTACTATCTCAGAAAGTACACAAATATCGTAGCCGAACCTTTAGTGCAAAAAGCCATTGATGAGCTCATGGCACTGAATATGGCAAACATGCCTCCGGGCCTATACTCAGGTCTGTCTGGCATTGCCTGGGTGATGTATGAGTGCGGGTATCAGTCAGATGCAACCTGTTTAATGAAGCTAGTACTGAAAAACGACCTGCGTCATGATGCTTGTGATTTGTTTTACGGTGCGGCTGGTTGGGGATTAGCGTGCTTACAATTTTACAGCAAAACTCAACAGCCCGAGTTTTTGCAGGGGGCAAAAGAAGCTGCAGAGATAATCACCAATCAGCTAAACGAGCATCAGGGCACCTTGTATTACAAAAACCTGGACGGTCAGCCATATTCCGGTCTGCTCCATGGTAATGCCGGTATAGCACTGTTCTTTTTACGTTTGTACCAGGTTACGCACAATCAGGAAGACTTACGCCTCGCTACACGTTGTCTGCAGTTTGAAATTGACAGAGGTGAGCGAATTAATAACGAGCTGGTCTGGCGCAAAAACTACAATGAAAAAACCACTTATCCATACTTGCAGTTCGGCTCGGTTGGTGTGGGTTGTGTGTTGTTACGTTTTTACAGTGTAACTCGGGAGGCAAAATACCTCGCGCTTGCACAAGAGATTGCACAGGCAACCCAAGGCAAATTTTGTATCTATCCAGGTGCTTTTGTTGGCATGAGCGGCATAGGTACATTCTTTCTGGATTTATATCGGGTAACCAAAGATGCGCAATATCTCAGGGAGGCGAACTCAATTGCTTACAGAGTGAGTTTGTATCAGTGTGCAGTAGGAGAAGGGGTTGCGTTCCCGGGTGATAAACTGGCCGGACTCACCACAGATTATGCAACTGGAACGGTTGGCGTCGGCTTTTTCTTGTCTCGTTTGCTGAATGATGGACAAGGAAGAGAACTATTTCTTGACCCCGACTTGTCAGGTCTGGAGACCTGCGAACAGGCAGCAAAAGTACAACTGGACTCGATGGAATGATGCTTAATAATTTAATCAATGTCAGTCAGCAGGGCGGCTCGTCAGAGTTTGAACATATGGTGGGGGCATTGGATAGTGCATTTGATTTTACGCATACTGAAGCGTCTCAGGACTTTACCGGAGGGGCATTTGTCCAACTGTATGACTTGACAAAGGGCTTTTATCAAACACATTTTCAGCATATTTATCAGCACTATGTCCCATTGTACTTTTCTCTTTGGAAACTGAGAGTCAAAGATACGATAGGGCTGGACAATACACATCAGGATGGTGGTATTCATTACTTCGCAGGTAATGGGTATCAATCGAGAATGATCACGCTCTGGACTGCACTGCACAAAGATCCTATGCCGAGTTTATCAGCAAGTGATTTGGGTTTGTTTGTGGTTGATAGTGAAAACCCGAGCCACTTTACACTCTATGAGCAACTGGCACAGACTAACACGCATTATTATCGCAGTGCTCCCGGTCTGTTGCGGGATATCAGGCAGATTGGCAATTCATCGGTTTGTTATGATGAACACACACTTGAGCGGCAAGTGTACGATTATGTGAATGGGACAACAATACAGTTTAATAGTCATCTGTTGCATGGGACGAACAGCATTGCTGAACAGGCACATCTAAGTCGCAAAGAATATGACTGTTTCAGAGCAGCTTTGACCAGCGTCTGGATCCATCGGGATGATTTCAATCATGCGATTTTAAATATGCACCTGGAAGACTATGCGCAATTATACCTTGCCGGAATTGAGCCAAAGGAGTGGGCTAAAATTAAGTGTCAGCAGGCGCACTTATGCAATAAGGAGATTGGACGCATAGAGACCATTATTCAGTTGGCACGCCATCATCTGAGTAACCAGGCTCTCCCGGAGGCCGGCTTATGATCCCGCTGAGTGTTGATATCTCCGATGCATCTCATTTTCATGAAAACACCACTTTAACTGGCTTATCTTGCTCATATGATGGTCGTTACTTTTTGCTGAGTTCAGATCAATCTGGCTGTGCGAATGTGTATCGGGTCGCCACTGAGGTCAACAGAATTGAGCAACTAACCCACTTCGCCACTCAACCGACGTTTGCCATTAGTTATTTTCCCAGGGACAGCCGATTTTTGTACCGCCAGGATCAGTGTGGAGATGAACTTGATCATATTTGGGTCCATGAACCAGACGGGCAGCGTCGGGATCTAACGCCCGGTGACGGTCTCAAAGCCAGCTTTTTACAGTGGAGTGACAGCGGTGAGCAATTTTGGCTGATACATAACCAGCGAGACGCCAGTGTTTATGATGTCTACTGCTATTGTGCAGCTGATTATACAAACCAGCGTGTCTTTACCAATTGTGATCAGGTTAACGTCTGTGACATCAGCCGCGATGGGGTGTGGCTGGCGTGTGAACAAGAATTGAGCAGTAGAGCAAATCAGTTAGTGTTTTATCGCTTAGACACATCAAAAGGTAAGCGTTGTGAATACCAGCCCCGTTATTGGGTAGGTAAAAGCGATATGCAGGCGCGGCACATGATAATGAGCTTTGCCCCGGATAGCCAAAGTGTGTTTTATACAAGCGATCTAGATTGTGAACATAAGAATGTGTGGGTGTTAGATTTGGTGACGGGAAAAACCGCCGAATTGATACGGCTTGGCTGGGATGTGACTGCATTTTATTTTTCGCCTTCGGGACGTTATCAAATCTGTGAAGTGAACCGGAATGCTAAAGCCTGCCTCCAGGTTACAGATACCAATACACAGAAGCCCTATCTCTTATCCCGCGAGGAAGACGCGGCAACAGGGTTGTGTTTTTCGCCCGATGAAAGCCGGGTTGGTTATTACACCGAGAGCTGTGTTTGTCCTGCCAGTTTGCACATTCACTACATTGATGGGAGCAATGATCGGCTAATTCAGGCGCAAAACCCTAAGTTGCCTCAGCAACGCCTTGTGCGGGCTGAAGTCGTTCATTATCGCAGTTTTGATGGGCTATCTATTCCAGCGTTGTTATATCGTCCCAGTGAGGCAAGTGCTGATAACCCTGCTGCGGCCATGCTCTGGATACACGGAGGACCCGGGGATCAGTCACAGCAAAAATTCGATCCTGTGATTCAACATTTGGTGAGTAATGGTTATGCGGTGTTGGCTGTGAATCATAGGGGGTCAACGGGCTACGGGAAAACCTTTTTCCATATGGCAGACAGGCAACACGGTGATGTTGATTTAGAAGATTGCCTTTATGCCAAACACTATCTTAGTAGTCTGGACTGGGTGGATGGTCAGCGCATTGGCATTATGGGCTGCAGTTATGGCGGTTTTCTGGCTCTGGCAGCATTAACATTTAAGCCGGATATATTTGCACTGGCGATTAATATCTTTGGTGTGACAAATTGGTTGCGTACCTTAAATAGTATACCTCCCTGGATGGGGGGAGTTCGCAAGCGAATTTATGATGTTATGGGAGATCCTGCCCTGGAGCATCAGCGCCTTAAGCAGGTGTCACCTTTGTTTCATGCTTCGCAAATCTGTCGTCCTCTGTTGGTAGTACAGGGAAAAAATGATCAAAGAGTATTACAGATTGAGAGTGATGAAATTGTGCAAGCTGTGAAGCGCAATGGTGTGCCAGTGGAGTACTTGTTGTTTGATGATGAAGGGCACGGGTTTAATCGCAGAGCAAACCTTATTGCAGCATCTAATCACTATCTCAATTTTCTTAATCAGTATTTGTAGCGACGAATTCGCAGTTGTCGAGACATATATATAACTTAACCCAATTTGGATGGATATGACCACTTCACTATTAACTGACCATCACGTTTATCCCAGGTCAACCTTGCCTGGGCGCGAGCGTTGGCATATTGAGGGTCTATTGAACCAGCCACTGCTTGCTAAGCATCTGAGTAGCTATATGAATAAGCAGGTCGGAATGGTGAAAGTGACGGCCAATCCTCTGACAGGCAGGGTTTTATTGTTGTTTGATCCGTCTTGTTGGCAAACGAAAACAATACGGAAACTACTAAAGCAAGCATTTCAGTACAGTCAAAAACAAACCGGTTGCGCAGAGAGTCATAGTACTCCGCGTCACAAAGGGCTGGCTGGAATCAAACAAAGGCTTAATGAAAACCACTTGTACAGCCTAGTTCAACGGATTGAAGATGAGCAATGTCGGGTATTGAGGAACACGGCAATAAGAGCCAGTGCCATCAACTCATTTTTTAAGATCCTATCGCCTATTATGACAGGCTTGATGATCTCAAGTGTGCTATCTCCGATTGCAGTATTAACAAAATTGGGGTTATCGCAAGGGGCTCAACTGGCATTCTTTACCGGTGCGTTTGGGCTGTCTAAAGGCGCTGAGTCGATCACTGCACATCATAAAAATGAACGTTGGAGCAAGTATTCCAATGAAATAGATAAAAAGATGAGTGAGCAGGTCTTTGCACACATACAGTCCTTACCTATGCCGTATTTAGACAGTCAAAGCCCTGACAAACTGCAGCATTTAGTTAGCCATGATGTGGATATTATAAAGCGATTTCTTAATTACACACCGGCTGAATTTACAGACAAAGCCACAACTATGTTGTTTAGTTCTGTGATCATACTTGCTATCTCTCCGGTGGCCTTCGCGCTTTGTTTGCTTCCGGTGCCATTTATTACCAGGCTCAATAAACGTCATCAGACGAGTATTCGTGAGCAGGCAAACAAAACGGACGATCTGACAGACAGCCACAGAAAAGTGCTATCGAATAATCTGAATGGCCTGTCTACGGTTAAAAGCTTTACAGCTGAACACATTGAGTATGAGCGGTTTTGCAGTGCTAAAGATGCGGCCAGCGAACACACTGTCAGGCTTGATAGGGAAAACTCCTATTACTCCAGTATGAATGAGTTGATCTTTGTTATGGGGATTATGGGGCCGGTCGTCTACGGTTGTATGAACGTTTTGCGTGGCGGCATCGGTACTACTGAGTTTATGGTTCAGATTGGCATTGCCCCCAGCATACTAAACTCTGCGACCGGGCTGGAATATGGAAAGTCTCTTTACAGAGATGCCCATGCTGCGGCGGCTCGTCTGGATGCAGTATTGAATATAGCGCCTGAAGTGATTTCACGTGACGGCCAGCAACAGCTTACAGCCGGGGTTGGCAGCATAGCATTTAGCGATATACATTTTGGTTATTCGCAGCATAAGGTGATTAAAGGGGTTTCTTTTGAGGTTAAGGCCAACAAGAAAGTCGCCTTTGTTGGGCCAACAGGATCGGGTAAAAGCACATTGATCAAGCTTTTATTGGGCTTTTACCAGGCTCAGCAAGGTCAAATTTATATCGATGGTAATAATATAGAGCAGGTAAGTTTAAAAAGTTTAAGGCAGTCAATCGCATTGGTAAGCCAGGAGCCATTTTTATTTAACGGCACCATCTATGACAACCTGGTTTATGGTCGACCCTCCGCAACTTTTGATGAAGTCGTAGCGGCTTGTAAGATTGCGCAAGCTTATGAATTTATTGATGCTCACCCGGACGGGTTCAACGCTCAGATAGGCGAAAGAGGACACAAGTTGTCGGGTGGTCAACGCCAGCGGCTTTCCATTGCGCGAGCGGTGTTAAAAAATGCCGCAATACTGGTTTTAGACGAGGCCACGTCGGCGGTTGATAATAAAACCGAAGCTGCAATCAGGCAGGCTGTTGATTTAATATCACATACTTGTACTGTGATTATTATCGCTCACCGTTTATCGAGTATTCGGTATGTTGATACGATTTACCACATTAAAGAGGGAGAGATCAGTGAAGCCGGGACACATGAGCAGCTACTGGCAAGAAATGGCGATTATGCTGCATTGTGGCAATTACAAATTTCTGAACAAAAGAATTCACCTGCGATGAGGTAATGGGTAAACCAATGATTGATTGCTCTTTCCTGACGACTAAAAGGCTCGTACTTAAGAAGACTTTTTCTCGTGATAGATATCTTCTACATCTTCAATAACACTTTCAATTACTTGTTCAATGGGTTGGCCTTTATCCAGTGCCTGTGACACGTCTTCTCGCAGACTTTGGTCGCCTGCGCCTTTTTTGGTGGTAAATTGGGTGAACAAGCTTTGCCCGGTTTTACTTAAGCAATAGGAGTTTGCTGCAACAAACAGCATTCCGGCCGGGCCCAGTGCTAATTTAGCCGCAAGCCCCACGCCTACATGCGCCAGACCCAGTTTGCCTTTGCCCTGGGCCAGCAGGCTAACACCGGGAGTTAACAGGGCTTCGCCTGCGAGGCATGCTGTATCTTTTGCTATTTCTTTGTTGGTCCGTTTGACGCTCATTTTGATTATCCTTTCTAACGCATTGACTATTAAGTGTAATCATACTTTGTAAAAAATCCAGGCCAGGCGATGCGTATCGTTTCTTTGATGCACTTTTAACTTCTGATGATTGACGATATGCTGAGTTTTAAGAGTCAGGGATCAGGTAACGGGAGCGCGGTATCACGATATTTCTCTGATACTCTGACCATCATAGGAACACTAAAAGGAGTACATAGATGTTTTCACTCTGGCAAAAGAAAAATTCGGTTAAGTCTATTGCACGCCAGCTGCCTGTGCGATTGGTTGAATCCTACACCAGACAAGAATATTACTCTGTTGAGCAGGTCACTGAAGTGTTTAGTCAGGTTTTTAGTCATGACCATAATCAGGCCTATGCCTATGCAATGTTTTGTTCTCAGGCTGATTTTGACGGACTGCAGACCGGGCTGAGTTATGCTGAAATGCGAGCGGACGTAGGCAAGCATTGTTTTCATGATTGGCCGAGATTTAATTTTGAATCGTTACTTGCTTATGCACGCAGTACATACAGTGATGGTGGCTTTATTGCTGGAGGTGAGGGTGGTGGTGCAGACGGTGGCTGCGGTTAGATATACACCCACATTTATATCAGAAAACAGGCTCTGCCAAAGACTGTGAATGGCAGGCCTTGTTCTGGATACTCTGAATTAAAAATACAAATATGAGTCGCAGTGACACTGCGGGTCGTCTTTTAGCTCATCAATATGCACTTTGACTTTGCATTGCGAGCGCGCATCGTAAATTGTGACTATGTTGTGTTGCCTGTCTACACTTAGTACTTCGACCGGGTGCTTGTGATACTCCACCCATTCTCCGTTACGGACGTCTTCAATATTCATGATATTTCCCCCATTTGTTAGTGAAACGGCGCAAAGAGTTATCATCATATTGTTGTATTAATGAGTTTAGTGACAAAAGCAAAAAAGCCCAAGCAAAGTGCCCGGGCTTTCTGGTTTTCAGGGAGTGTAGTTAGAAGCTATAGCTGACGCTGAGCTTCACACTACGTGGCATAATGTAGCGGCCATTGGGGGCATCGGCATTACGCGGATCGCCTTCGGTGATGCCTTGCTCATCGGTAAGGTTATCAACCGATACCATCAGTTTTACCTGCTCAGTTGGCTCCAGGGTAAAGCCAAGGTCAAATTTTTCGTAGCCATCCAGCACTACTGTGTTCTCATTATTACCAAAACGGTCGTCTACGGCTGAAATTGTGCCGTATACAGTGGCAAACATATCACCGAGTTCAAACTCGTAACTCGGCGTCACCCGTACTTGCCAGCCAGGCTGACGTTGCGCTTCGTTGCCGATATTGTCCGGGCTTTCTGTGATTTCAGTTTTTTGCCAGGTCGCATTCATATTGACGCTAAAACCAGAGCTATGGTTAAAGTTGTAATCAACCTCAATACCCATGGCTTCGTTGGTCAGAATTTCGGCTGGGTCGCCAGGCTTGCGCACAAAGGTATCGCCTTGTACTTCATTGGCAAAGAGTGTGGCGAATACATCGCTGCTTTCACCCATGTATTTGTAACCAATTTCGGCTTGGGTTACTTCTTTGAACAGGCGCTCACCGCCCTGATAAGCGCCATAGTTGTCGCGAAAATCGTCGAAGTAAGGCATTTTGTAACCTTTATTCATACGTGCGAACACACCGCTTTGGTCATCCAGTTTAAAGTCGGCACCAAGAGTCCAGGACGTTTTGCGCTCATCATAGGTAACAAACTTATTGATGGTGCCATCCAGGTCTTCATCTACTGAGTAGTCTACTTCGTGTTTTTCACTACGCAGGCCGAGATCTAACGTCAGGGCGTCGGTGGCGCGATAGCTATGCGTAGTATAGAACGCTAATGTGGTTGCATCACCGGTACTGTTAATGTCGTAATTAAAACCACAGCCGTCTTCGCTGTTGTTACACTCGATGCCGGTGAGCATTTCACCGCCTGCGGCGAGCACGTGATAGGCTGAGTTGCCCAGGCTCCACCAGTCTTTTGCAGAGGTGGTGGCTGTATAAACACCAAAGGCGCTGTTCACCGACGAAAATTCTTTGCTGATGGCTAAGTCATTGGTAAAAGCCTCAATTTCTTTGAGCACGACCCAGCGGCCATAGTTTTGTACCATGGTATCACCGTCGTAAACTGTACCAGTGACTGAACCTGTTGCATTGATGCCATTGTCAGCTACGCTCGCCAGGGTTGTTGCAGCGCCATCAGGCACTAAACCATAGGTGTTTGCGTCACCGTTAGTCAGGCTAAAGCGGTCAATTAACTGCCAGCCGTTAGATAATTCGAGTTTCAGACTACCGCCTGAGACATGGCCTTTCCAGCCTCGGCCTTCACCTAAGTCAATTTCCATATCCTGACCAGCAACATGGATCACGGCCTGACGATTTAAGGTGCCTAGTTGCGTAAAGCCAGCGTCGACACCGTCTACATTAAGCGGGGTCGGCAGGTACCAGGCGCCTGTGTCGTCGGTTTGGCGGGTATAGACATTGAACTCACCATTATCGAACTCTTTGGTCAGATTAATGGTAAACTGGTGGCCCTTTTCTGAGGTGAAGCCTGCATCGCGGATCCCGGAAGAGCGTTTTGCGTAGCCACCAATCATATAATAGAAGTCGTCGCTCAGCTCACCGCTCAGCACGCCGTCGATGCGTTGTAAGCCATAATCTGAAGTAGTGTATTTAACTGTGCCTTCGGTCTCTTCTGAGCCGCGCTTTAGATGAAAGTTAGTAGTCAAACCTGGTTGGCCGTTTGAAACCACCGGGTTAGGGCCGCCGCGAAGGCCTTCCATACGGGCAATGGTCTCATCGAGGCGGAAAATCGAAGAGTTTTCCAGGAACGATAAAGTGGGAGCAGGGTAAATAGGAGAACCTTGCAGGCTAACGGTCAGGAATGGCGCATCTCCGCCGCCTGGGAAACCCCGGACAAAAACGTTAGCACCGGATTCGCCGCCTGAGCTCTCTACCCAAATACCAGGTACAGATTTAAGTAAATCTGCGGTGCTCTTGAGCGCCAAACGTTCAATCTGTACCGCATCCACGTTGGTTACTGCGAAACTGGCGTCCAGTTTACGAATACCAGCGCCGCCCGGAGTACCAGATACAATGATGGTTTCTACTTTTTTGTCTTGCTTAGTGGCTTGTTGTTCAGCCTGTGCAGCGCCCGATACGGCCATAGCTGTGGCCACCGCGGATGCGATTAAAGAGTATTTATTGCCTAGGTTCACAGGAACTGCCCCCTTGGTTGTCATATGTGTTGTCTGTGTCTGCACAGCTTTGGCTGTGCTCATTGCTATTGTTATACGCCGCTCTGTCGTGCTCATAATGACTCATTCGAGCTTATTAGCGCTCAGGTTGCACGCGGTGTCATTCTAAAATAGAACGTTATGCAAACGTTTGCAATAGGTGGTTTGCAACTTTTTTGGCACTTTACGGCAAGCCTGTAACTGAACCGATAAGTGAAAAATCAAAAAGAGAAAAGGTAAGACAGGTAAGCAAACGCTGCGCTATAATGCGGTTAATGGGTATTGAAATTGCCTTTAAAACTAATATATTCAAATTGTTACAATGGTTCTTTGGTGGTGCGTTATACATGCAGTCAAAAAAAATGAAACTCGCGGATCTGGCAAAATTAGCTGGCGTATCTACGTCAACCGCATCCCGGGCACTGAATAACAATCCGCTGATTAAGGAAGAAACCCGTAAAAAATTGCAAGCGCTGGCCAAAAAGCACAATTTCAGTCTGAATGCTGCTGCCAGCCGATTGCGATTGCAAAAAACCAATGTGATAGCGGTACTGATTAACTTCGACGCTGAAACCGAGCAGTCCATCGATGACCCGTTTTTGTTGAAAGTGGTGAGCGATATTAATCTGGCGGTTAATCGCCAGGGGTATGAACTACTGCTCTCTAATTCTTACATGGCAGGTGATGACTGGCACGGTTATTTTATCGATGGTCGTAGGGCCGATGGGGTGATTGTGGTTGGTCAGGGTAAGCAGCAGGCGCGTATTGAACGTGCAGCCAGTGCTGGCACGCCGCTGGTGGTGTGGGGAGACCCCAAGACGGACGGGGATTACCCGATTGTGGGAAGTGACAACTACCTGGCTGGTTGCATGGCAACCCGGCATTTACTGGAGCAGGGCGCTCGTCGTTTGCTGTTTATGGGCGATCCGGCGCATGCCGAGCTGGCTGAGCGATATCGGGGCTTTTGCGAACAGATAAGTAAAGAGCCACAGGCAAGCGCTACCTTATTGAAAATCGACATCACCAGCCAGGCTGCGTATGAGGTTATCAACCAGACTTTATTGAGAGAAGGACTAAGCTTTGATGGCATCTTTGCATGCAGCGATATGGTTGCCCTAGGGGCAATGAAAGCACTCAAAGAGCGTTATGTTAGTATCCCAAACGACGTTCGTATGGTGGGATTTGATGATATTGCAATGGCGGACATCAGCTCGCCGTCGCTGACTTCCATACAGCAGAACACCCGCCTTGCCGGGCAGGTACTGGTTGATAAACTCCTGGCGCAATTGAAAGGTGACAAGCCTGATTCCACACAGCTTGAAGTGGAACTTGTTGTGCGCCAATCGAGCTAAGGCGCATCGCAAAGGTCAAATTAATCGCAGTGATATTTTTCGCAACCTCTGTTCGGTTCTGTGAACAAACCAAACAAATTTTCAATTTTAAA
This window of the Pseudoalteromonas rubra genome carries:
- a CDS encoding TonB-dependent receptor, which translates into the protein MAVSGAAQAEQQATKQDKKVETIIVSGTPGGAGIRKLDASFAVTNVDAVQIERLALKSTADLLKSVPGIWVESSGGESGANVFVRGFPGGGDAPFLTVSLQGSPIYPAPTLSFLENSSIFRLDETIARMEGLRGGPNPVVSNGQPGLTTNFHLKRGSEETEGTVKYTTSDYGLQRIDGVLSGELSDDFYYMIGGYAKRSSGIRDAGFTSEKGHQFTINLTKEFDNGEFNVYTRQTDDTGAWYLPTPLNVDGVDAGFTQLGTLNRQAVIHVAGQDMEIDLGEGRGWKGHVSGGSLKLELSNGWQLIDRFSLTNGDANTYGLVPDGAATTLASVADNGINATGSVTGTVYDGDTMVQNYGRWVVLKEIEAFTNDLAISKEFSSVNSAFGVYTATTSAKDWWSLGNSAYHVLAAGGEMLTGIECNNSEDGCGFNYDINSTGDATTLAFYTTHSYRATDALTLDLGLRSEKHEVDYSVDEDLDGTINKFVTYDERKTSWTLGADFKLDDQSGVFARMNKGYKMPYFDDFRDNYGAYQGGERLFKEVTQAEIGYKYMGESSDVFATLFANEVQGDTFVRKPGDPAEILTNEAMGIEVDYNFNHSSGFSVNMNATWQKTEITESPDNIGNEAQRQPGWQVRVTPSYEFELGDMFATVYGTISAVDDRFGNNENTVVLDGYEKFDLGFTLEPTEQVKLMVSVDNLTDEQGITEGDPRNADAPNGRYIMPRSVKLSVSYSF
- a CDS encoding LacI family DNA-binding transcriptional regulator, producing the protein MQSKKMKLADLAKLAGVSTSTASRALNNNPLIKEETRKKLQALAKKHNFSLNAAASRLRLQKTNVIAVLINFDAETEQSIDDPFLLKVVSDINLAVNRQGYELLLSNSYMAGDDWHGYFIDGRRADGVIVVGQGKQQARIERAASAGTPLVVWGDPKTDGDYPIVGSDNYLAGCMATRHLLEQGARRLLFMGDPAHAELAERYRGFCEQISKEPQASATLLKIDITSQAAYEVINQTLLREGLSFDGIFACSDMVALGAMKALKERYVSIPNDVRMVGFDDIAMADISSPSLTSIQQNTRLAGQVLVDKLLAQLKGDKPDSTQLEVELVVRQSS